A genomic segment from Euleptes europaea isolate rEulEur1 chromosome 15, rEulEur1.hap1, whole genome shotgun sequence encodes:
- the DHRS9 gene encoding dehydrogenase/reductase SDR family member 9, with the protein MFLSEDNNLGIFLYVFLLSACYYLWRRWNENVNLSAAHLAGKYVFITGCDSGFGHLAARTFDKKGFRVIAACLTEKGAADLKAAASKQLQTLLLNVTDVNNVRLVAESVKKEVGEKGLWGLINNSGLMGPSAPTDWLNIEHFREPIEVNLMGLINVTLNMLPLVKKAKGRIVNISSVGGCLAICSGGYCPSKFGVEAFSDSLRQDMKAFGVTVSCIEPGLFKTPLSDKTKVWERKKDIWSKLPSDIRNQYGEDYLAKDAEQKEKLVRRFQNTDLFLVVKCMEHALMSRNPRIRYSAGWDAKFFWIPLSYMPAVLQDYVLMKNKVKLADPTAG; encoded by the exons ATGTTTCTATCTGAAGACAATAACTTGGGAATATTTCTGTACGTGTTTCTGCTGTCAGCCTGCTACTATTTGTGGCGGAGATGGAACGAAAACGTCAATTTAAGCGCTGCCCATCTTGCAGGGAAATATGTGTTCATCACAGGCTGCGACTCCGGCTTTGGACATCTGGCAGCTAGGACTTTTGATAAGAAAGGATTCCGGGTGATTGCCGCCTGCCTGACAGAAAAGGGAGCTGCCGACCTCAAAGCGGCTGCTTCCAAGCAGCTCCAGACATTATTGTTGAACGTGACAGATGTAAATAACGTCAGATTGGTGGCAGAAAGTGTTAAAAAAGAAGTAGGGGAAAAAG GTCTGTGGGGCCTGATCAATAATTCAGGGCTAATGGGACCATCCGCACCGACTGACTGGCTGAACATTGAGCACTTTAGAGAGCCGATTGAAGTTAATTTGATGGGCCTCATAAACGTGACATTAAATATGCTGCCCTTGGTGAAGAAAGCTAAAGGGAGAATAGTAAATATAAGCAGTGTCGGTGGCTGCCTAGCAATATGCTCAGGAGGCTATTGTCCATCCAAATTTGGGGTAGAGGCCTTCAGTGACAGTTTAAG ACAAGACATGAAAGCATTTGGAGTGACGGTGTCTTGTATTGAACCTGGGCTCTTCAAAACTCCTCTCTCTGACAAAACCAAGGtgtgggaaagaaaaaaggacatTTGGAGCAAGCTTCCTTCTGATATCAGGAATCAGTATGGCGAGGACTATCTAGCAAAGG ATGCAGAACAGAAAGAAAAACTGGTCAGGCGGTTTCAGAACACGGACCTCTTTCTGGTTGTGAAGTGTATGGAGCACGCCTTAATGAGCAGAAATCCACGGATCCGGTACAGCGCAGGCTGGGATGCTAAGTTTTTctggattcccctctcctacatgcCAGCTGTTCTGCAGGACTATGTACTGATGAAAAACAAAGTTAAATTGGCAGACCCAACGGCCGGGTAA